A window from Acidobacteriota bacterium encodes these proteins:
- the fabI gene encoding enoyl-ACP reductase FabI, giving the protein MLLEGKRLLITGVLTDDSIAWHVARVAQEEGAEVVLTGFGRSLRLTQRSGRRLPVEPEIVELDINDQDQLDATVSRLDEKWGGIDGALHAIAFAPGNALGGSFLDTDSQDAAVTFVTSAFSYKTLASALQPLMVKAGGGAVVALDFDNSQAWPMYDWMGVAKMALQSVNRYLAFYLGEYNIRANLVAAGPLGTIAAKSIPHFELFETAWLERAPLGWDVFDPDPVARMVCVLLSDWAKFTSGEIVHVDGGFHAVSIGTGQKYIDEQQRQLEADAAEDSS; this is encoded by the coding sequence ATGTTGCTTGAAGGTAAACGATTGTTGATTACAGGGGTGCTTACTGACGACTCGATTGCCTGGCATGTGGCTCGGGTTGCCCAAGAAGAAGGTGCCGAAGTCGTGCTGACGGGGTTCGGTAGGAGTCTGCGGCTCACGCAACGTTCGGGACGTCGTCTTCCAGTCGAACCAGAGATTGTCGAACTCGACATCAACGACCAGGATCAGCTTGACGCCACGGTTTCGCGCCTGGACGAGAAGTGGGGCGGTATAGACGGGGCCCTTCATGCCATTGCGTTTGCCCCTGGAAACGCCCTTGGTGGGTCGTTCCTTGACACTGATTCGCAGGATGCCGCGGTCACATTCGTGACGTCAGCTTTCTCGTACAAGACCCTTGCGTCCGCGCTTCAACCTCTGATGGTCAAGGCCGGTGGTGGTGCGGTTGTTGCTCTCGATTTCGACAACTCTCAGGCATGGCCGATGTATGACTGGATGGGTGTCGCCAAAATGGCGCTCCAGTCGGTGAACCGTTACCTCGCTTTCTACCTAGGCGAATACAACATCCGGGCGAACCTTGTCGCGGCCGGACCTTTGGGAACGATCGCCGCGAAATCGATTCCGCATTTCGAGCTTTTTGAGACGGCGTGGCTGGAACGTGCCCCGCTCGGTTGGGATGTGTTTGACCCCGACCCCGTGGCGCGCATGGTCTGTGTGTTGTTGTCCGATTGGGCAAAGTTCACGTCGGGTGAAATCGTTCACGTCGACGGGGGTTTCCATGCAGTCTCGATTGGGACGGGTCAGAAATACATCGACGAGCAGCAGCGTCAGCTCGAAGCTGACGCCGCTGAAGACTCCTCGTAG
- a CDS encoding DUF3105 domain-containing protein, with protein MAKKKRPANKPVDKQKQAEKRQRREARKLAEAKAKQAAQRKRRLKNGVAVAVAVLVLGVFGFIVVRRATPAELDGVTTFPNEGQVHIATGQTFAYATPTPTSGTHSSRSPRCGISTAELSRELAVHALEHGTVVIWYQPTLAPEVVTELADIVSRFNDNVVLSPNSRLTSPVVATSWRRLKAYSGADDELEEFITTYRNRGPESFRCAY; from the coding sequence GTGGCCAAGAAGAAACGCCCCGCAAACAAACCGGTCGACAAGCAGAAACAAGCCGAAAAGAGGCAGCGACGCGAAGCACGCAAGCTCGCCGAAGCTAAGGCGAAACAAGCCGCCCAGCGCAAACGCCGGCTAAAGAACGGGGTTGCGGTTGCGGTCGCGGTACTGGTCCTCGGCGTCTTCGGATTCATCGTTGTTCGCCGGGCCACGCCGGCTGAACTCGACGGCGTCACCACGTTTCCAAACGAAGGCCAAGTGCATATCGCGACAGGACAAACGTTCGCGTACGCCACCCCGACGCCAACGAGCGGAACCCACAGCTCCCGATCTCCCAGATGCGGCATCTCCACAGCAGAGTTGTCTCGGGAACTCGCGGTACATGCTCTCGAGCACGGCACGGTGGTTATCTGGTACCAGCCCACTCTTGCACCAGAAGTCGTAACTGAACTTGCCGATATCGTTAGCCGGTTCAACGACAACGTGGTGTTGTCGCCGAACAGTCGACTAACAAGCCCCGTGGTCGCCACCTCGTGGAGACGGCTCAAGGCTTACTCGGGAGCCGACGACGAACTCGAAGAATTTATCACCACCTACCGCAATCGCGGACCAGAGTCGTTCCGCTGCGCCTACTAG
- a CDS encoding heavy metal translocating P-type ATPase: MDHTDHENMFHKRFWITLALSVPVLFWSETIQGWGNYEAPTFPGSGAIVPIVATLIFVYGGFPFLNMARFELRNRTPAMMTLIALAISVAYGFSMLTLVTDIGDDFFWELVTLIDIMLLGHWLEMRSVRQASGALGALAKLMPDTAEVEAPDGTVTEVAADKLSTGQIVLIRPGASVPADAVIVDGESDFDEALITGESRPVKKSIDASVIAGTINSGSGAVRARVTATGNDTALSGIMKLVAEAEASKSPTQLLADRAASLLFYTAVGAAVITALVWTVIYGGLDQRTVARVVTVLVIACPHALGLAIPLVVANTTSIAAQNGILIRNREAIDTAKDLSVMLFDKTGTLTTGQMGVAEMATVDGVSQDTALALAAAVEGDSEHPMARAIRDSAQERGLDVPDPSSFEALKGRGVRATVAGANIFVGGPRLLESMDIALPPELSRFADTAGERGESVVYVIDGATPIGAIAISDIVRAESRPAIDALKKRGLRVGMITGDSDEVAQAVATQLGLDIVFSQVLPADKDAYVSQLQQQGDRVGMVGDGVNDAPALVRSDIGIAIGSGTDVAVQSADLVLVKSDPREVVKILRLSKASYRKQLQNIWWGAGYNIVMIPLAAGVLVSFGFDMPPAVGAALMSLSTIVVAVNAQLLRRLDLNAPD, translated from the coding sequence ATGGACCACACCGACCACGAAAACATGTTTCACAAACGATTCTGGATCACTCTGGCGCTGAGCGTTCCCGTCCTGTTTTGGAGCGAAACAATCCAAGGGTGGGGGAACTACGAGGCGCCCACGTTCCCCGGTTCGGGCGCCATCGTTCCCATAGTCGCAACCCTTATCTTCGTCTATGGCGGTTTCCCGTTCCTCAACATGGCCAGATTCGAGCTGAGAAACCGGACACCTGCGATGATGACTCTGATCGCGCTGGCGATCTCGGTTGCGTATGGTTTCTCGATGCTGACGCTCGTCACCGACATTGGCGACGACTTTTTTTGGGAACTCGTCACGCTGATTGACATCATGTTGCTTGGCCATTGGCTGGAAATGCGGAGCGTCCGCCAAGCGTCGGGGGCACTCGGCGCCTTGGCAAAGCTCATGCCAGACACCGCCGAAGTCGAAGCGCCCGACGGGACGGTGACGGAAGTCGCTGCCGACAAACTCTCCACGGGCCAAATCGTCCTGATTCGTCCCGGTGCTAGTGTCCCGGCCGACGCGGTCATCGTCGACGGAGAATCCGATTTCGACGAGGCACTCATCACCGGTGAGTCCCGCCCGGTGAAAAAGTCTATCGACGCCTCCGTGATCGCCGGAACGATCAACAGCGGGTCTGGCGCCGTCCGTGCGAGGGTCACCGCAACTGGAAACGACACGGCTTTGTCCGGAATCATGAAATTGGTCGCAGAGGCGGAGGCGAGCAAGTCGCCGACCCAGCTTCTCGCCGATCGGGCTGCATCGTTGCTGTTTTACACCGCTGTCGGAGCCGCGGTCATAACCGCCCTCGTTTGGACAGTGATCTACGGAGGACTCGACCAACGTACTGTCGCTCGAGTTGTTACGGTGCTCGTCATTGCATGCCCCCACGCCCTCGGCCTTGCGATCCCGTTGGTCGTTGCGAACACGACGTCGATCGCCGCGCAAAACGGCATCCTGATCCGCAACCGTGAAGCCATCGACACAGCCAAAGACCTCAGCGTCATGTTGTTTGACAAAACCGGGACGCTCACGACGGGACAGATGGGGGTCGCGGAGATGGCGACGGTCGACGGCGTCTCGCAAGACACCGCGCTTGCGCTCGCCGCCGCTGTCGAGGGCGACTCAGAACATCCGATGGCGCGGGCGATCCGAGATTCGGCCCAAGAACGCGGCCTCGATGTACCGGACCCATCCTCGTTCGAGGCGTTAAAGGGACGCGGTGTTCGAGCAACGGTTGCCGGCGCCAACATCTTCGTCGGTGGACCCAGGCTCCTCGAAAGCATGGATATCGCGTTACCTCCAGAACTGAGCAGGTTCGCCGACACCGCCGGGGAACGCGGCGAGTCGGTGGTGTACGTGATTGATGGAGCCACTCCCATTGGAGCAATTGCAATATCGGACATCGTCCGAGCCGAAAGTCGTCCAGCGATTGATGCCTTGAAGAAGCGAGGTCTGCGTGTCGGCATGATCACCGGCGACAGCGATGAGGTCGCCCAAGCTGTCGCGACGCAACTCGGTCTCGACATCGTTTTCTCCCAGGTGCTGCCTGCCGACAAGGACGCCTATGTGTCTCAACTGCAACAACAGGGAGATCGCGTCGGCATGGTCGGTGACGGGGTCAACGATGCACCCGCTCTGGTGCGGTCGGACATTGGCATCGCCATCGGCAGCGGCACCGACGTTGCTGTGCAATCCGCTGATCTCGTTCTCGTGAAGAGCGATCCTCGGGAGGTCGTGAAGATCCTTCGGCTCTCGAAGGCGAGCTACCGCAAGCAACTCCAAAACATCTGGTGGGGCGCGGGTTACAACATTGTCATGATTCCCCTTGCGGCGGGGGTCCTCGTGTCCTTTGGGTTCGACATGCCGCCAGCGGTCGGGGCCGCACTAATGTCACTGAGCACAATCGTCGTTGCTGTGAATGCCCAACTGCTTCGCCGCCTTGACCTGAACGCCCCCGACTGA
- a CDS encoding cytochrome c yields the protein MKNFRGVLIAVGVAAAVILLAVAGGGEQGDTSLPRDPMTGKSVFSIPVQTPALVAEGEVLYQASCATCHTVSAEGTALGPSHLSVIYNPDHHADAAFVRAVVGGVASHHWGFGDMPPISGLTDDDLVRIIAFVRESQRIKGFEPYPP from the coding sequence ATGAAGAACTTTCGTGGTGTGCTCATCGCTGTTGGTGTCGCCGCTGCGGTTATCCTCCTCGCGGTTGCAGGTGGAGGCGAGCAAGGCGACACGTCGCTGCCGCGAGACCCGATGACTGGGAAGTCCGTGTTCAGCATTCCAGTGCAGACCCCGGCATTAGTTGCTGAGGGCGAGGTGTTGTACCAAGCGTCTTGTGCAACGTGTCACACCGTTAGCGCCGAGGGTACCGCTCTCGGGCCGTCTCACTTGTCGGTGATCTACAACCCCGATCATCATGCCGACGCCGCGTTTGTTCGCGCCGTTGTTGGTGGTGTAGCTTCCCACCATTGGGGATTCGGCGACATGCCGCCAATTTCCGGTCTTACTGACGACGATCTTGTGCGGATAATTGCATTTGTTCGTGAGAGTCAACGCATCAAGGGTTTCGAACCGTATCCGCCGTGA
- a CDS encoding D-alanine--D-alanine ligase, whose amino-acid sequence MDRVLVLFGGTSDEHEVSCVSAVAVVDALESSGHQVIGVAIAKTGEWFVTDVHRRPLRAEGRVAELILPGGHLRAAGDDVAFDVVFPVLHGPFGEDGTIQGLFEVAGVPYVGCGVKASAVAMDKDMTKRLVSHAGLAVAASVTVNIVDFMRDPESAISMISAVTGYPAFVKPTELGSSIGISKVFDTDALRDGLKLAFSYGGRVIVEEFIRGREIEVAVVNGPNAMMPGEIVLQSDWYSYEAKYEDTTSKFVTPAPLSTTQTSEVLRLAETAFEVLGCRGLARVDFFLEEAGRGFIFNELNTMPGFTPISGFPMMLEAAGLSFARVCADLVAIALGTHSVAR is encoded by the coding sequence ATGGATCGTGTACTTGTTCTTTTCGGCGGCACCTCTGACGAACATGAGGTCTCGTGCGTGTCAGCAGTTGCAGTAGTTGACGCGTTGGAATCATCCGGCCATCAAGTGATAGGTGTTGCCATTGCAAAAACCGGAGAGTGGTTCGTCACCGATGTGCACCGGAGGCCGTTGCGGGCCGAGGGGCGCGTCGCCGAACTGATCCTACCCGGCGGGCATTTGCGGGCCGCTGGTGACGATGTCGCGTTCGATGTCGTGTTCCCCGTGCTGCATGGACCTTTCGGCGAGGACGGCACGATTCAAGGCCTTTTCGAAGTTGCGGGGGTTCCGTACGTTGGATGTGGGGTAAAAGCATCTGCGGTGGCCATGGACAAAGACATGACAAAGCGTTTGGTCTCCCACGCCGGGTTGGCCGTAGCCGCCAGTGTGACAGTGAACATCGTTGACTTCATGCGTGATCCCGAGAGTGCCATCTCTATGATCAGTGCGGTTACCGGTTATCCGGCGTTTGTAAAGCCGACCGAACTCGGATCCTCGATAGGGATAAGCAAGGTCTTCGACACCGACGCTCTCCGCGATGGTTTGAAGCTGGCGTTTTCGTACGGTGGCCGCGTAATTGTCGAGGAGTTTATTCGCGGACGCGAGATCGAAGTCGCAGTGGTTAACGGTCCCAACGCCATGATGCCGGGCGAGATTGTGCTGCAGTCAGACTGGTATTCGTACGAGGCGAAGTATGAAGATACGACAAGCAAGTTCGTGACTCCGGCACCGCTTTCTACTACTCAAACCTCCGAGGTGCTGCGGCTTGCCGAAACAGCTTTCGAGGTGCTCGGTTGTCGGGGTCTGGCGCGCGTCGACTTTTTCCTCGAAGAGGCCGGGCGCGGGTTCATTTTCAACGAACTCAATACGATGCCTGGTTTTACACCGATATCGGGGTTTCCCATGATGCTCGAGGCCGCGGGACTGTCCTTTGCGAGAGTTTGTGCCGATCTTGTCGCCATCGCATTAGGCACGCACTCTGTGGCGCGCTGA
- a CDS encoding Lrp/AsnC ligand binding domain-containing protein: protein MVHAYVLVQTDVGKAAAVVTAMVDIDGVTRAEAVTGPYDVIVQTQAEDVDSLGKLVVAKVQAIPGITRTLTCPVITF, encoded by the coding sequence ATGGTGCACGCATACGTGCTCGTCCAGACCGATGTGGGCAAAGCGGCAGCCGTTGTGACCGCGATGGTCGACATCGACGGTGTCACCCGCGCCGAGGCCGTCACCGGACCCTACGACGTGATCGTCCAGACTCAGGCGGAGGATGTCGACTCGCTCGGCAAGCTCGTGGTCGCCAAAGTTCAGGCAATCCCAGGAATCACCCGCACACTTACCTGCCCGGTAATCACCTTCTAA
- a CDS encoding cold-shock protein, whose product MQGVVKVYDPTTGFGIVISEADRSEYLLGPGSLDGSAFRLLRQGQRVNFSTEDRDGETYAVNLRFGSDGA is encoded by the coding sequence GTGCAAGGAGTCGTAAAAGTCTACGACCCCACCACCGGGTTCGGCATCGTGATCTCCGAGGCAGACCGATCTGAGTATTTGCTCGGGCCAGGATCCCTCGACGGTTCGGCGTTCCGCCTATTGCGTCAGGGCCAACGGGTCAACTTCTCCACCGAAGATCGTGACGGCGAAACGTACGCCGTGAATCTCAGATTCGGATCTGACGGGGCCTGA
- a CDS encoding 50S ribosomal protein L28, whose translation MAYRCDVCGKEPWVGKQVSFSHKRSSRRWLPNIQRVRVKDGPNSKRMRVCTSCLKAGKVEKA comes from the coding sequence ATGGCGTACCGTTGTGACGTCTGCGGCAAAGAGCCGTGGGTCGGCAAACAAGTAAGTTTTTCGCACAAGCGTTCGAGCCGGAGATGGCTCCCGAACATCCAACGTGTTCGTGTCAAGGACGGACCGAATTCGAAGCGCATGCGTGTTTGCACGTCATGTCTGAAGGCCGGCAAGGTAGAGAAGGCATAA
- the recG gene encoding ATP-dependent DNA helicase RecG, whose amino-acid sequence MAGRQLSYLASIPVDNIARLGSVSAKKLATVDVNSVADLLLHVPRRYLDRSQLFDLGGAPLGEYVTVGGTVLSVVKRRISKGRVMTTAVIGDDSNVLTAVWFNPYIKIVEGEELILYGTVETFRGRRQMKGPEIDRLDAEDSSMGTIIPVYPALAGIGSRQIQVWIANALARSQPVGEVLPAELLDRLGLMDRATALQNIHFPSALEHTIPARRRLVFDELFRLELSLAVRKHFQKAMATGVQHNVSGPLVAAFVDALPYQLTDAQQRSIDEIQKDMAAAHPMHRLLQGEVGSGKTVVAVAGLLSAVQSGYQGAVMAPTEVLAEQHYFGIVELLRVAGLAPETIDPAGGSGTESMFLPDGDGDDVGVRTVLLTSNRAYVNFVAGSVTRAAVIDWIADGTVDIVIGTHALIQESLSFDKLGLAIVDEQHRFGVYQRVQLRDKAVGYDPDLLIMTATPIPRTLAMTLYGDLDVSVIDEMPPGRVPVKTHHIDSSEAALMEMYAAVRSEVARGRQVFVVCPLVEDSDKLEAASATAEYERLIEVFPELTLGLLHGQMRPDDKQGVMAAFKSGDIDILVATTVVEVGIDIPNATVMIIEDADRFGLSQLHQLRGRVGRSEHAAVCFLVADPATPDARRRIAAMVETTDGFQLAETDLAIRGQGTVFGVRQAGVKDLKIADILRDADTLFEARREAFAIIEADPALVAMPDMRHELEAFLGEAAEWLIRS is encoded by the coding sequence ATGGCCGGACGTCAGCTATCTTACCTCGCATCGATTCCCGTCGACAACATTGCACGTCTTGGATCGGTCTCGGCAAAGAAGCTGGCGACCGTCGACGTGAATAGCGTGGCGGACCTCCTGCTGCATGTTCCGCGTCGCTACCTCGATCGATCACAACTTTTCGATCTGGGAGGTGCCCCACTCGGCGAGTACGTCACAGTTGGAGGGACTGTGCTCTCGGTTGTCAAGCGTCGTATCTCAAAGGGGCGCGTTATGACTACAGCAGTGATCGGTGATGACTCCAACGTGTTGACGGCAGTGTGGTTTAACCCGTACATCAAGATTGTCGAGGGAGAGGAATTGATTCTCTACGGCACGGTGGAGACGTTCCGTGGTCGGCGCCAGATGAAGGGACCCGAGATTGACAGGCTCGATGCTGAGGACTCGTCGATGGGGACCATTATCCCTGTCTATCCGGCCCTCGCGGGGATCGGATCGCGACAGATTCAGGTCTGGATCGCCAACGCCCTGGCTCGCTCACAGCCCGTCGGTGAGGTGTTGCCGGCGGAGTTGCTCGACCGGCTTGGCCTGATGGACCGCGCAACGGCCTTGCAAAACATCCATTTTCCAAGCGCTCTGGAGCACACGATTCCGGCGAGACGCCGCCTTGTGTTCGACGAGCTCTTTCGGCTTGAGCTGTCGCTAGCCGTGCGAAAACACTTCCAGAAGGCGATGGCGACCGGTGTCCAACACAACGTGTCTGGTCCCCTCGTCGCAGCGTTTGTCGATGCGCTGCCATACCAACTCACGGATGCCCAGCAGAGGTCTATTGACGAAATTCAAAAGGACATGGCGGCCGCTCATCCCATGCACCGCCTCCTCCAGGGCGAGGTCGGTTCCGGGAAGACGGTGGTTGCCGTTGCCGGCTTGCTCAGCGCGGTTCAAAGTGGATACCAAGGTGCGGTGATGGCACCGACGGAGGTCCTCGCTGAACAGCACTACTTTGGCATCGTTGAGCTTCTCCGCGTTGCCGGCTTAGCCCCCGAGACCATCGATCCCGCGGGCGGGTCCGGGACCGAAAGCATGTTTCTCCCGGACGGGGACGGCGACGACGTTGGTGTACGTACGGTTCTGCTCACCAGCAACCGAGCCTATGTCAATTTCGTTGCCGGGTCGGTAACTCGCGCCGCAGTGATCGACTGGATTGCTGACGGTACGGTCGACATCGTGATAGGGACACATGCTCTCATCCAAGAGTCGTTGTCGTTCGACAAGCTCGGTCTCGCGATTGTCGACGAGCAGCATCGTTTTGGTGTGTATCAACGGGTTCAGCTTAGAGACAAGGCCGTCGGTTACGATCCCGACCTCCTCATCATGACCGCGACACCGATTCCCAGGACGCTAGCGATGACGCTGTACGGTGACCTAGACGTTTCCGTGATTGACGAGATGCCTCCAGGAAGAGTGCCTGTGAAAACGCACCACATCGACAGTTCCGAAGCAGCGTTGATGGAGATGTACGCCGCGGTGCGGTCGGAGGTTGCGCGCGGTCGCCAGGTGTTTGTTGTGTGTCCCTTGGTGGAGGATTCAGACAAGCTTGAAGCGGCCTCCGCAACGGCGGAGTATGAGCGACTCATCGAGGTTTTCCCAGAGCTCACCTTGGGCTTGTTGCACGGGCAGATGCGCCCCGACGACAAACAGGGCGTGATGGCGGCTTTCAAGAGCGGCGATATCGACATCCTTGTCGCCACCACCGTTGTTGAAGTCGGTATCGACATTCCTAACGCGACCGTCATGATCATCGAAGACGCCGATCGGTTTGGCCTCAGTCAACTCCACCAACTTCGCGGGCGTGTTGGACGTAGCGAGCACGCTGCAGTGTGTTTCCTAGTCGCTGATCCGGCAACTCCCGATGCGCGACGACGCATTGCTGCGATGGTCGAGACAACGGATGGATTTCAGCTCGCCGAAACTGATCTCGCTATCCGGGGACAAGGCACGGTGTTTGGTGTACGGCAAGCAGGAGTGAAGGATCTCAAGATTGCCGACATCTTGCGCGATGCTGACACGCTGTTCGAGGCTCGTCGCGAGGCGTTTGCAATCATCGAGGCGGATCCGGCGCTTGTTGCGATGCCCGACATGCGTCACGAGCTTGAGGCGTTCCTCGGCGAAGCTGCAGAGTGGTTGATACGTTCGTGA
- the rsmD gene encoding 16S rRNA (guanine(966)-N(2))-methyltransferase RsmD: MKIIAGTKKGHTIVGPKGNVTRPLTGRVREALFSSLGGVVEGATVADLFAGSGSIGLESLSRGAASVVFVEIDRRVGKILRRNVEKIGLGGTVVSSRVESFLAKTKARFDLVFVDPPYAMSDAEVAAIVEQVSLVLDDNGLVVLHRRVGQSKPVTSLSIMHERRYGDAVIWRLEKDTP, translated from the coding sequence GTGAAGATCATCGCGGGTACCAAGAAAGGGCACACGATTGTCGGCCCAAAGGGAAACGTGACCCGACCTTTGACGGGCCGAGTCCGCGAAGCCCTGTTCTCCTCGCTGGGCGGGGTCGTAGAGGGCGCCACGGTCGCCGATCTGTTTGCAGGGAGTGGGTCAATAGGGCTGGAGTCGTTGAGCAGGGGCGCGGCATCGGTGGTTTTTGTCGAAATCGACCGCCGCGTTGGGAAGATTCTTCGTCGGAATGTCGAGAAAATCGGACTCGGCGGTACCGTAGTGTCGTCGCGAGTGGAGAGCTTTCTCGCAAAGACGAAGGCACGGTTCGACTTGGTGTTCGTCGATCCGCCCTATGCCATGAGTGACGCCGAGGTGGCAGCGATCGTGGAGCAAGTCTCCCTCGTGCTCGACGACAACGGCCTGGTAGTCCTGCATCGGCGCGTCGGTCAATCGAAACCGGTGACATCGCTGAGTATCATGCACGAAAGACGCTACGGCGACGCCGTCATTTGGCGTTTGGAGAAAGACACACCATGA
- the coaD gene encoding pantetheine-phosphate adenylyltransferase, translated as MTVALVPGSFDPPTKGHIDVVERCASIFDEVVVGIVENPSKSPLFSTAERAALLRECLEFDNVVIDSFSGLLVDFASTRNIDVIVKGLRAITDFDYEIQMAQMNRHLSGIVTLFVATKPEFGYLSSSLVKQVRSLGGNVDALVPPPVKVALDERFPI; from the coding sequence ATGACTGTCGCACTGGTACCAGGAAGCTTCGACCCACCGACAAAGGGCCACATTGACGTTGTCGAACGCTGTGCCAGCATCTTTGATGAGGTCGTGGTTGGGATAGTCGAGAACCCGTCGAAATCACCGCTGTTCAGTACCGCGGAGCGGGCGGCGCTGCTGCGCGAATGTCTCGAGTTCGACAACGTCGTCATCGATTCGTTTAGCGGGCTTCTTGTCGACTTTGCGAGCACACGGAACATCGATGTGATCGTCAAAGGCCTGCGGGCGATCACCGATTTCGACTACGAAATCCAGATGGCTCAGATGAATCGCCACCTGTCGGGTATCGTCACGCTGTTCGTCGCCACCAAACCGGAGTTTGGGTACCTGTCGTCTTCGCTCGTGAAACAGGTACGATCGTTGGGGGGCAATGTAGACGCTTTGGTCCCTCCGCCGGTAAAGGTGGCCCTCGATGAGAGGTTTCCGATATGA
- a CDS encoding DUF177 domain-containing protein, producing the protein MPASPFRIDITDLVRGSTQVRPERITSNVAWSVAGTTVLEDQPITANLTLARISGGVVVFGTVDATVRSTCDRCLKVYEAEISVKVQASLLFDVDDDDEDAYLISSSKIDLEPILRDEVLLDLPLRSLCVSDCAGLVEYVQSDLNTGVHEAEKPSSPFGVLRDLLQARE; encoded by the coding sequence ATGCCGGCTTCCCCGTTTAGGATCGACATCACCGATCTGGTGCGCGGGTCGACCCAGGTGCGACCCGAGCGGATTACCTCAAACGTTGCTTGGAGTGTTGCAGGCACGACCGTTCTCGAGGACCAGCCGATCACTGCCAATCTCACCCTCGCTCGGATATCTGGTGGCGTAGTTGTGTTCGGAACAGTGGACGCAACTGTTCGCTCGACCTGCGACAGATGCCTCAAGGTCTACGAGGCCGAGATCAGTGTCAAGGTCCAGGCGTCTCTGTTGTTCGATGTCGACGATGACGACGAAGACGCGTACCTCATCTCGTCTTCCAAGATCGATCTTGAGCCGATCCTCAGAGACGAGGTGCTTCTCGATCTGCCGTTGCGGTCCTTGTGTGTCAGCGACTGTGCGGGACTTGTCGAGTATGTGCAAAGCGACTTGAATACAGGCGTTCACGAGGCAGAGAAGCCCAGTTCGCCTTTTGGCGTTCTAAGGGATCTGCTGCAAGCACGTGAGTAA
- the rpmF gene encoding 50S ribosomal protein L32 has translation MAVPKKKMSRSRTRRRKAQWKVSAPMTVKCRQCGLATLPHRACSACGTYRGREVVEVDSP, from the coding sequence ATGGCGGTTCCAAAGAAGAAAATGTCGCGTTCGCGGACGCGCCGGCGCAAGGCGCAGTGGAAGGTTTCCGCACCGATGACCGTGAAGTGTCGACAGTGCGGATTGGCAACGCTGCCGCATCGAGCGTGCTCAGCATGTGGCACGTACCGCGGTCGGGAAGTCGTCGAGGTCGATAGCCCGTAG
- the plsX gene encoding phosphate acyltransferase PlsX: protein MYKATIALDAMGGDHGPENLVLGAARVADEGIEIVLVGDESQLSPLVDQVDADLQIVHASDVIEMTDDPARALRQKKDASVLVAAKLVASGEVGGFVSTGSTGATMAAAALVIGRFKGIGRPALATLFPHGPILLDGGANVQVRPEHLIQFAIMGSALAQSHNDIAEPRIGLLNIGTEDSKGRDLEKETLGLLRETAGINFIGNVEGTDLIGGTVDVFVTDGFTGNVVLKTSEAIAKLVLGLVLQTVTDLHLDDGDRVLDALKDLANGLAVDENGGAPLLGTKGVAVVAHGSSNVAAVASACRLAAEGVATDLPGHIEKGLAQMGALAG from the coding sequence GTGTATAAAGCGACAATCGCCCTTGATGCAATGGGGGGCGACCACGGACCGGAGAACCTCGTCCTGGGGGCCGCCCGTGTTGCCGACGAGGGGATTGAGATTGTGCTCGTCGGCGACGAATCACAACTCTCCCCGCTTGTCGATCAAGTCGACGCCGATTTGCAGATCGTGCACGCCAGCGATGTCATTGAGATGACCGATGACCCCGCACGGGCACTGCGCCAGAAGAAGGACGCTTCGGTGCTGGTAGCCGCCAAACTCGTTGCGTCGGGCGAGGTCGGCGGGTTCGTCTCAACCGGATCGACCGGTGCCACGATGGCTGCCGCGGCGCTCGTTATAGGCCGATTCAAAGGTATTGGACGACCTGCGCTTGCGACGCTGTTTCCGCACGGTCCGATACTCCTTGATGGTGGCGCCAACGTGCAGGTTCGACCCGAGCACCTGATTCAGTTCGCGATCATGGGATCGGCGCTTGCGCAGAGCCACAACGACATTGCAGAGCCGCGCATCGGCTTGCTCAACATCGGCACTGAGGACTCTAAGGGCCGCGATCTTGAGAAGGAGACGCTAGGTCTGCTACGAGAGACCGCTGGTATCAACTTCATCGGGAACGTCGAGGGAACAGATCTGATCGGGGGGACCGTCGACGTTTTCGTCACCGACGGGTTCACCGGAAATGTGGTTCTCAAGACTTCCGAGGCGATTGCCAAGCTTGTTCTCGGCCTCGTGCTTCAGACTGTCACGGACTTGCACCTCGACGACGGCGACCGGGTATTGGACGCACTCAAAGACCTGGCCAACGGACTTGCGGTGGATGAAAATGGTGGGGCTCCGCTGCTGGGGACGAAGGGTGTTGCCGTCGTTGCACACGGATCTTCTAACGTCGCCGCGGTTGCTTCTGCGTGCCGGCTTGCTGCCGAGGGCGTCGCAACCGATCTTCCTGGGCACATCGAAAAGGGGTTGGCGCAGATGGGCGCTTTAGCGGGATGA